The Benincasa hispida cultivar B227 chromosome 9, ASM972705v1, whole genome shotgun sequence genome has a segment encoding these proteins:
- the LOC120087152 gene encoding phosphatidylinositol transfer protein 3-like isoform X2 gives MSLNLVVPPSNGCEKVILSEEQHAKICEVRRLLGPLSGKSSIYCSDPSILRYLRARNWNVKKATKMLKATLKWRSEYKPEEIQWDEVAHEAETGKVYCANYNDRHGRTVLVMRPCRQNSKTVKGQIRYLVYCMENAILNLPPDQESMIWLIDFKDFDMSNISLKATKETAHVLQEHYPERLGLAILYNPPKFFEPFWMVAKPFLETKTTNKVKFVYSDDVNSKRIIEDLFDMDQLESAFGGNNNNAGFNITKYAEMMKEDDKQMRCFWSGVNPRGPASEKAQSSSGLADSKTSNSSSESPENERTDGDVHITRNADGS, from the exons ATGTCTTTGAATTTAGTGGTACCTCCTTCAAATGGTTGTGAAAAAGTTATATTATCTGAAGAACAGCATGCGAAG ATTTGTGAGGTGCGCAGGCTTTTAGGACCGTTGTCTGGCAAATCATCCATTTACTGTTCGGATCCATCCATTTTGAGATATCTAAGAGCAAGAAACTGGAATGTGAAGAAGGCAACTAAAATGCTGAAAGCAACTTTGAAGTGGAGGTCAGAATACAAACCAGAAGAGATTCAGTGG GATGAGGTTGCTCATGAAGCTGAGACTGGGAAAGTTTATTGTGCAAACTATAACGACCGACACGGAAGAACAGTGCTAGTCATGAGACCTTGTCGCCAG AACTCGAAGACTGTAAAAGGGCAGATTAGATACTTGGTGTATTGCATGGAGAATGCTATTTTGAATCTTCCACCAGACCAGGAGAGTATGATCTGGCTGATTGATTTCAAGGATTTTGACATGTCAAATATTTCATTGAAAGCAACGAAGGAGACTGCACATGTTTTACAGGAACATTATCCCGAACGCCTCGGATTGGCAATTCTTTATAACCCGCCCAAGTTTTTTGAACCCTTCTGGATG GTTGCAAAGCCCTTTCTGGAGACAAAAACTACCAACAAAGTGAAATTCGTTTACTCCGACGACGTAAACTCAAAGAGGATAATAGAGGATCTGTTCGATATGGACCAGCTGGAGTCTGCGTTTGGTGGAAACAATAATAATGCTGGTTTCAACATAACCAAATATGCTGAGATGATGAAAGAAGACGATAAACAGATGCGCTGTTTCTGGTCCGGGGTAAATCCTAGAGGCCCAGCCTCGGAAAAAGCTCAGAGTAGTAGCGGTCTAGCCGATTCTAAAACCTCAAACTCTTCTTCTGAATCCCCAGAGAATGAGAGAACAGATGGTGATGTTCATATAACTAGAAATGCAGATGGCAGCTGA
- the LOC120087152 gene encoding phosphatidylinositol transfer protein 3-like isoform X1 yields the protein MVQASKELPFQRRPSSIDLVHNSKTMSLNLVVPPSNGCEKVILSEEQHAKICEVRRLLGPLSGKSSIYCSDPSILRYLRARNWNVKKATKMLKATLKWRSEYKPEEIQWDEVAHEAETGKVYCANYNDRHGRTVLVMRPCRQNSKTVKGQIRYLVYCMENAILNLPPDQESMIWLIDFKDFDMSNISLKATKETAHVLQEHYPERLGLAILYNPPKFFEPFWMVAKPFLETKTTNKVKFVYSDDVNSKRIIEDLFDMDQLESAFGGNNNNAGFNITKYAEMMKEDDKQMRCFWSGVNPRGPASEKAQSSSGLADSKTSNSSSESPENERTDGDVHITRNADGS from the exons ATGGTTCAAGCTTCGAAGGAATTGCCCTTCCAACGAAGACCCAGTTCCATTgatttg GTGCATAATTCAAAAACGATGTCTTTGAATTTAGTGGTACCTCCTTCAAATGGTTGTGAAAAAGTTATATTATCTGAAGAACAGCATGCGAAG ATTTGTGAGGTGCGCAGGCTTTTAGGACCGTTGTCTGGCAAATCATCCATTTACTGTTCGGATCCATCCATTTTGAGATATCTAAGAGCAAGAAACTGGAATGTGAAGAAGGCAACTAAAATGCTGAAAGCAACTTTGAAGTGGAGGTCAGAATACAAACCAGAAGAGATTCAGTGG GATGAGGTTGCTCATGAAGCTGAGACTGGGAAAGTTTATTGTGCAAACTATAACGACCGACACGGAAGAACAGTGCTAGTCATGAGACCTTGTCGCCAG AACTCGAAGACTGTAAAAGGGCAGATTAGATACTTGGTGTATTGCATGGAGAATGCTATTTTGAATCTTCCACCAGACCAGGAGAGTATGATCTGGCTGATTGATTTCAAGGATTTTGACATGTCAAATATTTCATTGAAAGCAACGAAGGAGACTGCACATGTTTTACAGGAACATTATCCCGAACGCCTCGGATTGGCAATTCTTTATAACCCGCCCAAGTTTTTTGAACCCTTCTGGATG GTTGCAAAGCCCTTTCTGGAGACAAAAACTACCAACAAAGTGAAATTCGTTTACTCCGACGACGTAAACTCAAAGAGGATAATAGAGGATCTGTTCGATATGGACCAGCTGGAGTCTGCGTTTGGTGGAAACAATAATAATGCTGGTTTCAACATAACCAAATATGCTGAGATGATGAAAGAAGACGATAAACAGATGCGCTGTTTCTGGTCCGGGGTAAATCCTAGAGGCCCAGCCTCGGAAAAAGCTCAGAGTAGTAGCGGTCTAGCCGATTCTAAAACCTCAAACTCTTCTTCTGAATCCCCAGAGAATGAGAGAACAGATGGTGATGTTCATATAACTAGAAATGCAGATGGCAGCTGA
- the LOC120086414 gene encoding FCS-Like Zinc finger 6-like, whose product MSLGKRSRAPMRKTPSMTEITFDLGGSAGEQFPPSLGYPTNTQKSGYQQMVSPRNYRRHSIDLQENTNFLRACSLCTRPLVPGRDIYMYRGDKGFCSDECRQKQMKQDERMEKCSLASKKAAAAAAAAAAAAVAVVSTSAAVPPQISGKGETVAAS is encoded by the exons atgtcTTTGGGGAAGAGGTCACGTGCTCCGATGAGAAAAACGCCGAGCATGACGGAGATCACCTTCGATCTCGGTGGCTCCGCCGGCGAACAATTCCCGCCGTCGCTCGGTTATCCAACAAACACCCAAAAATCAGGGTACCAACAAATGGTTTCCCCAAGAAATTACAGAAGGCATTCCATTGATCTACAAGAAAACACTAATTTCCTCAGAGCTTGTTCTCTTTGCACTCGCCCGCTCGTTCCTGGTCGAGATATTTACATGTACag GGGGGACAAGGGATTTTGTAGCGACGAATGTAGGCAAAAGCAAATGAAGCAAGATGAGAGAATGGAGAAGTGCAGTTTAGCATCAAAGAaagcggcggcggcggcggcggcggcagCGGCGGCAGCTGTGGCGGTGGTTTCTACATCGGCTGCCGTTCCACCTCAGATCTCCGGCAAGGGAGAAACGGTAGCTGCTTCATAG
- the LOC120086573 gene encoding uncharacterized ATP-dependent helicase C29A10.10c-like has product MGSRGRLLFDLNEPPVEDNEDSDGLVFQPQKAQPSSNSHASDLFSASGGSQRILNNHAFSHASSVSGFQPFVRSKLGSNPEIGEEQKKMLDQNLKTTSSSKLNNVETAAPALVSGSRDTQSVEREEGEWSDAEGSADINGGSVLHKQLKTSQEKGLLSPSRDFSENNSSNLKISDSTIDKSNNHVPSTSDPEPNDWKSNSILNTESNVKLDTTTDTVQEETGLLPKQKEVKGIEASHALKYANNPGKRKIDQHLEAKLGKKRNRQTMFLNLEDVKLAGPMKTSTPRRQAFPPPITTRIVKEVHNATQVNERSGEKQTNKDHKQGDASSHEGGIALESGESKLDSNGDMSSGLLARPNRPNNDGDIPAEASLPPIPRQGSWKMPTDSRLQRNMQVSNRKPTISNQSSSDHKQINKKHVPVKKQNSVSNHQDSSVERLIREVTNEKFWHHPEETELQCVPGRFESVEEYIRVFEPLLFEECRAQLYSTWEELSETFSRDTHVMVRVKNIERRERGWYDVIVLPVNECKWSFKEGDVAVLSCPRPGSVRSKRNNSMSMEDDEDQESGGRVAGTVRRHIPLDTRDPPGAILHFYVGDSYDPNRIEEDHIIRKLQTKNVWFLTVLGSLATTQREYVALHAFRRLNMQMQSSILQPSPEQFPKYEQQSPAMPECFTQNFVDYLHRTFNGPQLSAIQWAATHTAAGTNSGTVKRQEPWPFTLVQGPPGTGKTHTVWGMLNVIHLVQYQHYYTSLLKKLAPESYKQAHESSSDHVSNGSIDEVLQSMDQNLFRTLPTMCPKPRMLVCAPSNAATDELLARVLDRGFIDGEMKVYRPDVARVGVDSQTRAAQAVSVERRTEQLLVKSRDEVLRWMHQLKVRENQLAQQISSLQRELNVAAAAVRSQGSVGVDPDVLVARDQNRDALLQNLAAVIEGRDKILVEMSRLVILEGRYRSNSNFNMEDARASLEASFANEAEIVFTTVSSSGRKLFSRLSHGFDMVVIDEAAQASEVAVLPPLSLGAARCVLVGDPQQLPATVISKAAGTLLYSRSLFERFQQAGCPTMLLSVQYRMHPQIRDFPSRYFYQGRLTDSESVANLPDETYYKDPLLRPYTFFDITHGRESHRGGSVSYQNIHEAQFCLRMYEHLQKTVKSLGIGKVSVGIITPYKLQLKCLQREFEEVLNSEEGKDLYINTVDAFQGQERDVIIMSCVRASNHGVGFVADIRRMNVALTRARRALWVMGNANALIQSDDWAALITDAKSRNCYMDMESLPKEFLGQKVSTQSTLPGKNSSNIRGPRSALPRHRNLDIHVESRSGTPSEDDEKSNAAVITRNGNYRPSKAAVENSSEDFDQSGDKLRDTWQYGMQRRQSSAGTVGKREI; this is encoded by the exons ATGGGTTCTCGAGGAAGATTACTATTTGATCTTAATGAACCCCCTGTCGAGGATAATGAAGATAGTGATGGTCTTGTCTTCCAGCCCCAGAAGGCTCAACCATCTTCAAATTCCCATGCTTCCGACTTGTTTTCAGCATCGGGAGGTTCCCAAAGAATATTAAACAACCATGCGTTTTCTCATGCATCTTCTGTCTCGGGTTTTCAGCCTTTTGTTCGGAGTAAACTTGGTTCTAATCCTGAAATCggagaagaacaaaagaaaatgttagatcaaaatttgaagactaCATCATcatctaaattaaataatgtTGAGACTGCAGCCCCCGCATTGGTTTCTGGTTCTAGAGACACTCAGTCAGTGGAAAGGGAAGAAGGAGAATGGTCAGATGCTGAGGGTTCTGCTGATATAAATGGGGGCAGTGTTTTGCATAAACAGTTAAAAACTTCACAAGAGAAGGGCCTACTTTCTCCTTCCCGTGATTTTTCTGAGAATAATTCATCCAACCTCAAAATTTCTGATAGTACCATAGACAAAAGTAATAATCATGTTCCTTCAACATCAGATCCGGAGCCAAATGATTGGAAAAGTAACAGTATCCTAAATACAGAAAGCAATGTTAAACTCGATACAACAACAGATACTGTGCAGGAAGAAACTGGGTTGCTTCCGAAACAAAAAGAAGTCAAGGGTATTGAAGCAAGTCATGCTCTAAAATATGCTAATAACCCCGGAAAGAGGAAGATAGATCAACATCTAGAAGCCAAGCTTGGGAAGAAACGTAATAGGCAGACAATGTTTCTTAATTTAGAAGATGTGAAGCTGGCTGGGCCTATGAAAACCTCAACACCTCGAAGGCAAGCATTTCCACCTCCTATAACCACTCGCATTGTGAAAGAAGTTCATAATGCAACCCAAGTAAATGAACGTAGTGGGGAAAAACAGACTAATAAAGACCATAAACAGGGTGATGCTTCAAGTCATGAAGGAGGCATTGCCTTGGAATCTGGTGAATCTAAATTGGATAGTAATGGTGATATGAGTTCGGGATTACTAGCTCGCCCGAACAGGCCAAACAATGATGGAGATATCCCAGCAGAGGCATCCTTACCACCAATTCCTAGACAGGGTTCATGGAAGATGCCTACAGATTCAAGGTTGCAGAGGAATATGCAGGTCTCCAATAGGAAACCAACTATATCTAATCAAAGTTCTTCTGACCACAAGCAGATAAATAAGAAGCATGTTCCTGTCAAGAAGCAGAATTCTGTTAGCAATCATCAAGACTCATCAGTTGAACGACTCATACGGGAGGTAACCAACGAAAAGTTTTGGCATCACCCAG AGGAAACTGAACTCCAGTGTGTTCCTGGTCGGTTTGAGTCTGTGGAAGAATACATCAGAGTGTTCGAACCTTTGTTATTTGAGGAATGCCGGGCTCAACTTTACAGCACCTGGGAGGAACTATCTGAAACATTCTCAAGAGATACACATGTAATGGTCCGTGTCAAGAATATTGAAAGGAGGGAAAGAG GATGGTATGATGTAATAGTTCTTCCTGTGAACGAGTGCAAATGGTCTTTCAAGGAGGGCGATGTGGCAGTTCTTTCATGCCCCAGACCTGGATCTG TTAGATCAAAGAGGAACAACAGTATGTCTATGGAGGATGATGAAGACCAGGAATCTGGTGGACGTGTGGCTGGAACTGTTCGAAGACACATTCCACTTGACACTCGTGATCCTCCAGGGGCTATCCTTCATTTTTATGTTGGGGACTCGTATGATCCTAACAG GATTGAAGAAGATCATATAATCAGAAAATTGCAGACAAAGAATGTTTGGTTTTTAACAGTGCTTGGTTCTCTTGCAACAACCCAGCGAGAGTATGTTGCCCTTCATGCATTTCGTCGGCTCAATATGCAG ATGCAATCTTCAATCCTTCAGCCTAGTCCTGAGCAATTCCCAAAGTATGAGCAACAATCACCTGCTATGCCTGAATGTTTCACGCAAAATTTTGTTGATTATCTGCATAGGACCTTCAATGGACCGCAGCTATCTGCAATTCAATGGGCAGCGACACATACAGCTGCTGGTACGAATAGCGGGACAGTCAAGAGGCAAGAGCCATGGCCTTTTACACTCGTACAAGGTCCTCCTGGAACAGGTAAGACACATACAGTGTGGGGAATGCTGAATGTTATACATCTGGTTCAGTATCAGCACTACTATACTTCTTTGCTCAAGAAACTAGCACCAGAAAGCTATAAACAAGCTCATGAAAGCAGCTCAGATCATGTTTCCAATGGATCCATTGATGAGGTACTCCAAAGCATGGACCAAAATCTTTTCCGCACTCTTCCCACAATGTGCCCTAAACCTAGAATGCTAGTGTGTGCACCTTCGAATGCTGCAACAGATGAGCTTCTTGCTCGTGTTCTTGATCGGGGGTTTATCGATGGAGAAATGAAGGTGTATCGACCTGATGTGGCTCGAGTTGGTGTTGATTCACAAACTCGTGCTGCCCAAGCAGTTTCAGTTGAGCGTAGAACAGAACAACTTTTGGTCAAAAGTCGAGACGAAGTCTTAAGGTGGATGCACCAGCTAAAAGTTCGTGAAAATCAATTAGCTCAGCAAATTAGTAGTCTTCAGAGAGAACTTAATGTTGCTGCAGCTGCCGTTCGTTCTCAAGGATCTGTTGGTGTTGACCCTGATGTTCTGGTGGCTCGTGACCAAAATAGAGATGCGTTGTTGCAGAACCTTGCTGCTGTGATAGAAGGTAGGGATAAAATTCTAGTTGAGATGTCACGCCTCGTTATTTTAGAAGGTAGATATCGTTCTAACAGCAATTTCAATATGGAGGATGCACGAGCTAGTCTTGAGGCCAGTTTTGCCAATGAGGCTGAGATAGTTTTCACTACAGTATCAAGCAGTGGTCGCAAATTGTTTTCTAGACTTTCTCATGGTTTTGACATGGTAGTCATTGATGAGGCAGCCCAAGCCAGTGAGGTAGCTGTTCTTCCCCCACTTTCTCTTGGTGCAGCAAGGTGTGTGCTTGTTGGAGATCCCCAGCAGCTCCCAGCCACAGTTATCAGTAAAGCAGCAGGAACATTGTTGTACAGTAGAAGTCTCTTTGAAAGATTCCAGCAAGCGGGATGCCCTACTATGTTGTTATCGGTGCAGTACAGAATGCATCCTCAAATACGTGATTTCCCTTCAAGGTACTTCTACCAAGGACGCCTTACTGACAGTGAAAGTGTTGCTAATTTACCTGATGAGACATACTATAAGGACCCTTTACTTAGACCTTACACTTTCTTTGATATTACTCATGGGCGGGAATCTCATAGAGGGGGGTCTGTTTCATATCAAAATATTCATGAAGCACAATTTTGTCTTCGTATGTATGAACATCTACAAAAAACCGTGAAGTCATTAGGCATAGGTAAAGTTTCAGTTGGTATAATAACACCATACAAGCTCCAACTGAAGTGCCTCCAACGTGAATTTGAGGAGGTTCTGAACTCTGAAGAAGGGAAGGATCTATATATTAACACTGTTGATGCTTTCCAAGGGCAAGAAAGGGATGTGATTATCATGTCGTGTGTGCGTGCCTCCAACCATGGTGTTGGCTTTGTTGCAGATATTCGTCGAATGAATGTAGCCTTGACCCGTGCAAGGAGGGCTCTGTGG GTAATGGGTAATGCCAATGCTTTGATTCAGTCCGATGATTGGGCTGCACTGATCACTGATGCGAAGTCAAGGAACTGTTACATGGATATGGAATCTCTCCCCAAGGAATTCCTCGGACAGAAAGTGTCTACTCAATCCACTTTGCCTGGGAAGAACTCTTCCAACATTAGGGGTCCGAGATCAGCTCTTCCAAGACATAGGAATCTGGATATACACGTGGAGTCAAGGTCTGGAACACCATCAGAAGATGATGAGAAATCAAATGCTGCCGTAATCACTAGGAATGGAAATTACCGGCCTTCTAAGGCTGCTGTAGAGAATTCCTCAGAAGACTTCGATCAGTCAGGTGACAAATTGAGAGATACTTGGCAATATGGTATGCAGAGAAGGCAAAGTTCTGCTGGGACTGTTGGGAAGAGAGAGATTTAA